From Phragmites australis chromosome 5, lpPhrAust1.1, whole genome shotgun sequence, a single genomic window includes:
- the LOC133919392 gene encoding ferredoxin-thioredoxin reductase, variable chain produces MTTATASVAPPSTSTSSVLLRRRLPSPAPASAFARRLGPPRRARLLIQVTLASEVSSDDVAAEEAAAAPKIGRRVRVTAPLRVYHVVKAPDLDIQGMEGVVKQYVGVWKGKRITANLPFKVEFHLTVEGQPKPVRFFVHLREDEFEFVGDE; encoded by the coding sequence ATGACGACCGCCACCGCGTCCGTGGCGccgccctccacctccacctcctcggtcctcctccgtcgccgcctcccctccccgGCGCCGGCGTCCGCCTTCgcccgccgcctcggcccgccccgCCGCGCGCGCCTCCTCATCCAGGTCACCCTCGCCAGCGAGGTGTCCTCGGACGACGTGGCCGCCGAGGAGGCCGCGGCCGCGCCCAAGATCGGCAGGCGCGTGCGCGTCACGGCGCCGCTCCGCGTCTACCACGTCGTCAAGGCGCCCGACCTGGACATCCAGGGCATGGAGGGCGTCGTCAAGCAGTACGTGGGCGTCTGGAAGGGCAAGCGCATCACGGCCAACCTCCCCTTCAAGGTCGAGTTCCACCTCACCGTCGAGGGACAGCCCAAGCCCGTCCGGTTCTTCGTCCACCTCCGCGAGGACGAGTTCGAGTTCGTCGGCGACGAATGA